The DNA sequence ATGTGTCTTGTTTGTAAACAAAATACAAGTACAGATATAAGTGTTTATATTTGACAAACACAAGAAAGAACAGAATGTATTTTAGAACCAACCGTCACTGTATTTCCACTGCAATACAAAAGATATaaagagaaaaaaaaaacaaCTGAACTCCTAGAACCCAGGGACTGGGCTCATGGGCTAACAAAGACTCCTACAATAACTCTGACTACGTGAACGTTATTCAAACAAACCGAAACATTCTCCCCTACAATCTACCCCATAATGTTATACTTGTCTAGTTAAATCTTTCATGCCCAGAAGCTTCCTCATACGTTCAAACTTTACTGTCACCAATGCTTTCGTTAACATGTCTGCTCGCTGGCTTTCTCCACTTATGTGTTTAACAACAATTTCACCTCGATCAATGCACTCCCTGATGAAATGAAAACGTATGTCGATGTGCTTGCTTCGCTTGTGAAAAACTGGATTTCTTGCCAAATCTATTGCTGACCTGTTATCAACATAGATAACAACTGGATTCATTCATTCACCTGTAACCTGCATCATCACGTTCCTGAGCCAAATCCCTTGGCACGCAGCCGCTGCAGCAACCATATATTCTGCTTCACAGGAGGATAAGGCAACACTGCGTTGCTTTTGAGACACCCATGTCACTAAACATTCATTCAGATAGAAAACCATTGCACCAGTACTTCTTCGATCATCTAGATTTCCTGCTAGGTCACTGTCAGAATATCCAGTTAACACGTTATTTCCACCATCCTTTGTGTAGACCAGACCAAGATTCAACGTGCCCTGTATATATCTCAGTATACGCTTTGCTGCATTAAGATGAATTATAGTTGGTCTTTCCATGTGTCTGCTAATCACACCCACAACGAATGCAATGTCCGGGCGTGTGTGAACCAAGTATCTAAGTCCACCAACTAGACTCTTAAATTGTGTTGCATCGACTGTTTTCCCTCCTTCATCCTTAGTAATGACTTCCTTTGGATCCAGAGGATATTTGCACGGATTACATTCAGCCATTCCTGCCCTTTCTAAGACCTTCCTTGTATACCCAGTTTGCTTTAGCTCAATAAAATCATTACTCTGCTTCACCTCAATACCAAGATAATATGACAGCTTTCCCATATCGCTCATCTCAAAAATACCGCTCATCTGATCCTTGAACTCTTGAATCATATCTTTGTCTGTGCAAGTCACAAGTCATCCACATAGACACTGATTATGATAGATTCAGCTCCCTTTCGTTTTACATACACCCATGCTCATATGGACACCTAACAAAGCCCAAATTCTCAAGATACTTATTAAGTTTGGCATACCACGCACGTGGTGCCTGTTTTAAATCGTACAAGGCCTTGAATAGCTTGTAAACACAACCCTCTCTTCCTGGCTTGACAAACCATTCGGGCTGAGAAACATAGACATTTTCTTTTATTTCCCCATCAAAAAAGCTGTTTTGACATCCAAATGGTGCACCTTCCAGGAATTTTTTGCTGCTAAAGCAAGAAGTAATCGCACTGTCTCCAATCGTGTAACAGGAGCAAATACTTCATCAAAATCCACTCCCTTTTCTTGCACATACCCTTTTACTACAAGACGCGCCTTATGTTTCACAACAATTCCATCTGCATCCTTTTTCAATTTGTATATCCATTTCAAATCAATGACCATGTGACCCGGTGGCAAACTAGTTAACTCCCATGTATTATTTTTCTCTATAGAATCAATTTCATTTTGCATTGCTTGTCTCCAATCCTTACTTCCCTTTGCGTGATTGTACGAACTTGGCTCATCTATCCCCATAAGAAGCCGTTCATCTTCTTCCTCGACCTCTTCTGTGTTCTCATATAAGTCTGTCAAGCTTCTG is a window from the Apium graveolens cultivar Ventura chromosome 1, ASM990537v1, whole genome shotgun sequence genome containing:
- the LOC141718591 gene encoding secreted RxLR effector protein 161-like, coding for MIQEFKDQMSGIFEMSDMGKLSYYLGIEVKQSNDFIELKQTGYTRKVLERAGMAECNPCKYPLDPKEVITKDEGGKTVDATQFKSLVGGLRYLVHTRPDIAFVVGVISRHMERPTIIHLNAAKRILRYIQGTLNLGLVYTKDGGNNVLTGYSDSDLAGNLDDRRSTGAMVFYLNECLVTWVSQKQRSVALSSCEAEYMVAAAAACQGIWLRNVMMQVTGE